In Citrus sinensis cultivar Valencia sweet orange chromosome 4, DVS_A1.0, whole genome shotgun sequence, one DNA window encodes the following:
- the LOC102630562 gene encoding phosphate transporter PHO1 homolog 10 isoform X8 → MKFGKEFKKQKVPEWIDAYMDYSGLKQILREIMLHKLSRQPPTPLRAIKQKLKLHRTFSGLHAKSRDFVSQGDIEDQVIDVEALPRDGSGHFYRTNFLRQSEGGEIEEMFFEKLDQELNKVNKFYKDKVEAVRSEAAELNKQMDALIALRIKVDTKNASPDNATAVPLRTSTRTLDAGTGHIEGPGVDISKRSLLEESLDSSSGDLLLICNLTIGVDTSNNYQEGELTGGPEVSEVTTANCSSDCKEEENKCEDHSLEILEHVKINNTLETPRSTLKGVFKDSKDDELRFRKEELRKVEGQLRVVFIEFYQKLRLLKNYSFMNLAAFSKIMKKYDKITSTRASRSYMKIVDNSYLGSSEDVTSLLEKVETTFISHFSNSNRKDGMKSLRPKGKKERHGVTFLSGFFSGCSIALLIAVVLRIEARDLMDKKEGASYLVNIFPLYSLFAYAILHMLMYAADIYFWRRYRVNYPFILGFKQGTVLSYREVFLLSTGLAVLALSSFLANLHLDMGSRTEHYRKLTELVPLFSITIVIVIIFCPFDIIYRSSRLFFIKSATHCFFAPLYKVTLPDFLLADNITSQVQAIRSIELYICYYGLGESSQRQSKCHTHGIYNAFYFIVAIVPFWLRFLQCLRRLCEEKDAVHGWNGLKYLLIIIAVLIRTAFELKKGTTWFVLALASSAVAVAMSTYWDIVMDWGLLQRKSKNTYLRDNLVISNKSVYFAAMVLNIVLRVAWMQLVIEFNLHSLQKMAITTIISCLEVFRRGIWNFFRLENEHLNNVGKYRAFKSVPLPFSYNDEETEKDD, encoded by the exons ATGAAGTTTGGGAAAGAGTTCAAGAAACAGAAGGTCCCTGAGTGGATAGATGCGTACATGGACTATAGTGGGCTCAAGCaaattttaagagaaattatgCTACATAAGTTGAGTAGGCAACCACCAACACCCTTGAGAGCAATTAAGCAGAAGCTAAAATTGCACCGGACCTTCAGTGGACTACATGCAAAATCCAGAGATTTTGTCAGTCAGGGTGATATTGAAGATCAGGTGATAGATGTTGAGGCGTTGCCGCGAGATGGTTCTGGACATTTTTACAGGACTAATTTCCTGAGGCAATCTGAAGGAGGGGAGATTGAGGAAATGTTCTTTGAGAAGCTGGATCAAGAGCTCAACAAggtcaataaattttataaggataAGGTGGAGGCAGTAAGGAGTGAAGCAGCTGAGCTTAATAAGCAAATGGATGCCTTGATTGCTTTGCGAATCAAGGTGGATACAAAAAATGCTTCTCCAGATAATGCTACTGCAGTGCCTTTAAGAACCAGTACTAGGACTCTGG ATGCAGGAACAGGACACATAGAGGGACCTGGAGTTGATATTAGCAAAAGAAGTCTGCTAGAAGAATCTCTTGACTCTTCCAGTGGAGATCTTCTTCTGATTTGCA ATTTGACAATTGGAGTGGATACAAGTAATAATTATCAAGAGGGAGAGCTTACCGGTGGCCCTGAAGTCAGTGAAGTTACTACTGCCAACTGTAGTAGTGATTGCAAAGAAGAGGAGAACAAGTGCGAAGACCATTCTCTAGAAATCCTTGAGCATGTGAAGATTAATAACACACTTGAAACTCCTAGGTCTACCCTAAAAGGAGTTTTCAAGGATTCAAAAGATGATGAGTTGAGATTCAGAAAAGAGGAGTTGAGGAAAGTTGAAGGACAATTGAGAGTAGTGTTTATTGAATTCTATCAGAAGCTACGCCTTCTAAAGAACTACAG TTTCATGAATCTTGCAGCATTTTCCAAGATCATGAAGAAGTATGATAAG ATCACATCAACGAGAGCATCCAGATCATATATGAAAATTGTGGACAACTCTTACCTCGGCAGCTCTGAGGAT GTTACCAGTTTGCTGGAAAAAGTGGAGACTACTTTCATCAGCCatttttcaaactcaaatcGCAAAGATGGCATGAAGTCATTGAggccaaaaggaaaaaaagaaagacatgGTGTAACATTTTTATCAG GGTTCTTCTCTGGTTGCTCTATTGCTCTACTTATTGCTGTTGTATTAAGAATAGAAGCCAGAGACCTAATGGATAAGAAGGAGGGTGCCTCATACTTGGTTAACATTTTCCCACTTTACAG TTTATTTGCATATGCTATCCTACATATGCTCATGTATGCCGCAGACATATACTTCTGGCGGCGTTATCGGGTCAACTATCCATTTATACTTGGTTTCAAGCAGGGAACTGTGTTGAGCTACCGAGAAGTCTTCCTCCTCAGCACAGGTCTTGCAGTACTAGCTCTATCAAGTTTCCTGGCAAATTTGCACTTGGACATGGGGTCAAGAACTGAACATTACCGGAAATTAACTGAGCTGGTTCCTCTGTTCTCAATTACA ATTGTAATTGTCATAATCTTCTGTCCCTTCGACATCATATACCGTTCAAGTCGCCTCTTCTTTATTAAATCTGCAACTCACTGTTTTTTTGCCCCTCTCTACAAA gTTACACTTCCAGACTTTTTATTGGCAGACAATATTACCAGTCAG GTCCAGGCCATAAGGAGTATTGAGTTGTACATATGCTACTATGGCTTGGGAGAGTCTTCACAGAGGCAAAGCAAGTGCCACACTCATGGAATTTATAATGCTTTCTATTTCATTGTGGCCATTGTACCATTCTGGCTCCGTTTCTTACAG TGCCTCCGTCGGTTGTGTGAGGAGAAGGATGCTGTACATGGATGGAATGGCTTGAAGTACTTATTGATAATCATTGCAGTTCTTATTAGAACAGCTTTTGAACTGAAGAAGGGAACCACCTGGTTTGTGTTGGCTTTAGCCAGCTCAGCTGTTGCAGTAGCAATGAGCACATATTGGGATATTGTCATGGATTGGGGGCTTCTACAAAGGAAATCCAAGAACACTTATTTGAGAGATAATCTTGTTATTTCCAACAAGAGTGTCTATTTTGCAGCAATG GTCCTGAATATAGTACTGAGAGTTGCTTGGATGCAGTTAGTTATTGAATTCAATTTGCATTCTCTTCAGAAAATGGCAATAACAACCATAATTTCCTGCCTAGAAGTTTTTCGTCGTGGCATTTGGAACTTCTTCAG GTTGGAGAATGAGCACTTGAACAATGTTGGCAAGTACCGAGCATTCAAGTCAGTTCCGCTACCTTTCAGTTACAATGATGAAGAAACCGAGAAAGATGATTAG